CTGAAATTTTCCAAAAACCTTTTCTTGTGTCATCTGTTTTTTTAAGAGTATATTGGTATTCGAATCGAGAAGGGATGCGGTTTAGTTCTCTTTCGACATGTACATATACTTTTGCCATAATTGGATTGATTTCATCTGCAGAAGTAATTTTATAATATGTAATTTTTCCCGAACGGCTTTCTGTTAGGTATTTTTTAAATTCATCTACAATAATATCTTTGTAACCCGCTTCAGCAGCAGTATATTCATTTGCAAATTTTGTATACCCTAAAATAAATTCGGGGAAGTATATATATTTATAATAATGATTCCAATTTTTCTTTAATTCTGCACCTAAAAATAAGTAAACGGTTTCTTCTGGACTGAGACCGTCGTATGCGAGTTCATTTTCTTTGTACTGCTTATAAAGGCGTTCTTCTTTTTTCTTTTCAATTTGAAAAATAGTTTGGTTTTCGCTTCTTGCGAAAGTGTTTTGATCTTCTGTGTAGTTAGGGTAAAAATATCCAGTCACATAGTATTTTTTCCCTGTTTCAAATTCAAAGTATTCGTGTAAGTTAAAACGTTTCGTAAATGATTCATTTTTATGAATGATAATTTCTTTTACCTTATCCCCTACAAGATTATTCATTTTTATTTTAGAACTTTTTAATATCTCAGCCTTTAATGTCTCTCTAGGTTGCAGTACTTCATCATTTTCATCAGTTATCGTAAACTGGTAGGTCTGCAAATTTTCTGTTGTGGGGAAAACACGTATTACTTCATTGCCATAATTTTTTACAGTAAAATCTAAGTAAACTGGCTCGTTTTGTTTATAACTCATCGATGTAAGTTTTAGATTCACTCGTCCTTGCAGACCAAAAAAATTTTCTGTAAAGTTCCCACGTACGTCCATATCAGGGTAGGTATAGAGATTCGTAATTGTAAAAAACAAGATTAGAACGAGCTTTAGCATACAGTTTAAGAATCGGCTAAATTCTATGATTCTTACTAAAAATTCCACGAGATTAGGCTTTTTTTAGAGCATCTTCAATAATGTAGTTCGAAATTTTGATTAATCGCTTTAAAATTCCTTTATTCTTTTTGTAATTGAAATAAACGTCCAAAAGTGCAATCAAATGAGGTTGAATTTGGGCGAAAGACCTTGGGGAAATTTTATAATGTAAAATTTCTCGGTCTATATTATTTTTAATATTTAACTCGGTCATGTGACGGTTTAGTTCTTTGATCGCTGCATCACCGGCTTTATCATGTGCTTCGTAAAAAGATTCAATCTTTAAGATAAAGTCAGTCAAAATCTTTTTGATTTTAGCTTCATCTTCTGTTGGTCTTCCTTTTGCAGTGAGTTTATTGATAGTTTCGTATCGCTCCATTGATTCTTCATAGAGTCGATTGATTTCCGATCTTTCACTTAAAATGAAAATCAAAAAGGTAAGGATTTTCATAAAAGATTCTGGGAAAATTCGATTTTTATCTAACTCAACAAGAATTGCATCTTTATGAGTTAAGTCTTCCGGGATTTTGGAAATTTTTTCGAGAACTCCACTTACTGAGTCATTTTGGCTGAGAGCTGCGATTAAGCTCATTGCCTCAATATAAACTTCTTCTTTATTTTGCATTTCAGTCATTTTATAATTTCCTATCTTTTATCAATGATCAAAACTTTGCTAATTATAGTTTTGCCATTTCCGTCATTTACGATTTGGTTTAATACAGTATCTCCGTTCACCATTTGTCCGAAGACTGTGTGTAATCCGTCTAAATGCGGAGTGTCAACTTGGTTGATAAAAAACTGAGATCCATTTGTGTTAGGCCCGGAATTCGCCATCGCTAAAGCTCCCTTAATCGCTTTTTTGCTTGTGATTACTTCATTGTATTTATAACCGTTTCGGGCTAATACTTCTAATACACTCATTTCGCTAGCGGCTTTTAAATTTTCTTCTGCTTCTGTGATTCGTTCTTCCAGTTCTTGTTGGGTTTTTATTCCCATCCCTACAATGACAGCTTTTTGTAAATATCTTCCGTAACTAGGCGCATCTTTTACTTTAATTTTATCGAGCCCAAGGGATATAGCGTTAATTTCATCTTCGAATGTATAACCCGGTCCACCAGATCCATCTCCTCGTGGACATCCACCTTGAATCATAAATCCTGCAATGACTCGGTGAAAATTCAGTCCATTGTAAAAAGGCTTTTTTACTTTTCCGGTAGCTGAAACAAACTCCTTTTCTCCTTGTGCTAGGTCTATGAAGTTTTGAACAGTCAAGGGCGCATTTTCATGAAAAAGTTCGAGGATTAGGTTTCCTTTGTTTGTTTCCATTATGGCGAAAATAGTTTTTTTGTCGGGTAATGCGATATTCGAATCATCTTTTTTTCGAACGACAACATTTACTTTTGCATATTCGGACGGTTGATACGACGCTTTTTGAAAAGATTTATCTCTACAAAATGCAATTTGTGAAGATAGGGAAAATAAGATTACTAGTTTGATGAAATTCATTTTTACCTCAAAGTGGGAAGGTTATTTTTCAGCCTGAAAACTTTGGCGTAAGTTAGCAAGC
This sequence is a window from Leptospiraceae bacterium. Protein-coding genes within it:
- a CDS encoding peptidylprolyl isomerase; its protein translation is MNFIKLVILFSLSSQIAFCRDKSFQKASYQPSEYAKVNVVVRKKDDSNIALPDKKTIFAIMETNKGNLILELFHENAPLTVQNFIDLAQGEKEFVSATGKVKKPFYNGLNFHRVIAGFMIQGGCPRGDGSGGPGYTFEDEINAISLGLDKIKVKDAPSYGRYLQKAVIVGMGIKTQQELEERITEAEENLKAASEMSVLEVLARNGYKYNEVITSKKAIKGALAMANSGPNTNGSQFFINQVDTPHLDGLHTVFGQMVNGDTVLNQIVNDGNGKTIISKVLIIDKR